The DNA sequence AGGATATCAGAAAGGATCCGGGGAATTTCGCGCGTCTCGCCCGCAACAAAAGCACGCCCTggcagcgccttggccgcgcCCACGgcctctgcgccgcggtcgATAAAGATGATGGCAGACTTGACCTTGTCGTCGGCCTTGAGTgccttgccgagcatgtCGGGTGTGATGAAATAGCGTCCCAGGTTTGCATCAGAGAGTGCAATGACAAAGTAGTCGTCCGCGTCGCCAGTGTCGACGGCTTTAACAGACTCTTGAATGCACTCTAGCGTGTTATCCCCTGCAAAACAGAACCGCGTGATGGTGACAATGTCACGCAAAATACGGAACCGTTCGCCGTCCGTCTTGGGCAGCTGGCCGAGGCGGATGAGCGGAATGACGACCGTGTCGCCCGAGTGCGCCACCATATCAAACGCAAATCGCGCCGGATCCACGCGCTGGATGGCTTCCATGATCAGCATCGCTGcctccagctcgcgcgtgaGACGCCCGTCAAACTGCATATTATACATGGATGCAGatgcgtcgagcacgatgcggatgcgctTAGGCTtgagctgcggcgcgcctggcTCCGGCGGCGCCTCCTGGCGGCGCTTAAAGATGGCGCGGTCGCCCGCGAGGCCGTCGGTGAGCctgcgctcgtcgagctggCCCTCTTGCTGGCGAAGTGACCATTTGCGTTCGTGCTCGTTGGCGCTGAGTGCATTCAGTACATTGGCCAGGTGCTGGACCTGACCTGCAACCTGTTTCTTGATCTGGAGTACGTACGCAAGCTCCTCGGGGTCCAAACGGTCGGACGCGAGCTTCTCggcgagcgctttgcgggccatggcgcgtgccTCCTCGGTAATGTGATCAGGCACGTCCCGCTTTTCTTCGTCCGAGATCTGGTGGACCTGGTGGCCTTTGTAGACGCGCTCGTAgccgcctttgccgccAAGGCCTGCCGTATCGCGGCCGccggtgccgccgcgccatgtgTTGCCGCCGACGTGCGGATCGTTGTTGGGGTCGTCCTTGCCTTCTTTCGGTCTGTCGAGCGACGAGTCTGGCTGGTCAAACTGAACGTGCTTTTGCGgggctttggcgcgcgccgcttcaTTCTCGCGGATCCGTTCGAGGCTCAGGCTCCCGAGCTTGAgtccgcgcgcggcaaacgtCTCCACCACAAGCTGCATCGCCTCCGGGCGGTGCAAGTCAAACGCAAGCATGTTGAGCATCACATCGCTCAGCGGCTCGTCGGGGTATTTGTCGAGATGCCGCACAATGTGGAtcagctcgcgcaagctATACGGATGGTTGATGAGATCCTCGTcaaacgcgcggcgcaaatcgTTGAACGCAAGCACAAGGGACCGGATGGTGTCTTTCTCGACGCGGGGCCCCAGCTTTTCCAAGAGCTGGATCTCGGAGTGAATGTCGGGGTTCGCGACGGCGTACGCGCTGAATCCTTCGCCCACCACATCGGTAAACGTGTTGCCCAAAAACGGCCAGCCAGGGCGGTTGGcaaggaggacgaggcggaaaTCAGGGTGGACTACAATGTACCGTGCATCCTCCGTGGCAAACGGCACGATACGCCGGCCGTCGGGGAGGGagagctcgccgcgctcagCGAGCGACTTGAACACAGCGCTCACCGAAGGCGACGCCTTGTCCACCTCGTCGACGACCACCACGCGGCCGCGCTTCACAGCGCGGATGAGCGGGGAGTCGGCGTACCGAAGCTGGCCATTTTCGAGGTACGCACGCTGGAGCAGTTCGCCCACGGTAGAGTCGCGGTTCAGCTGGATATACTCGCGTGGGCggtcgaggagctcgagcgcctggtCAATAATCTTGTTCTTGCCCGTGCCTTGGGCGCCCATGAGCAAGAGGTGTTCGTGCAGCACGACCATGTCCTGGACAATGCTGTACAGCAGCCCCGACTGCTGCGTGTTGTGCACAAAAGAGCCTTCGGCGTCGGGAATGAGGGACGCGCCGTCGGGGTCCTTTTCGCGCCATGGAtagcgctcgacgcgcagcaaagacttgccgtcctcgtcgctgaATGCGAGCGCTCCGCCGTCGAtcgcgggcggcgcaacacGCAGCGGAGCGACGTACTGGAAAGCGCCTTCAAAGCCGTGCGGGATGATGCCCGTCTCAATGAGCATCGCATGCACAAGCTCCTGGACCGTGCGGGGAAGGAAATTCGCGAGCTGGTTGCGCCAAACAAGCGCGTACATATCCGTCGAAGggaagcgcgccatgtgcATGGAAATGCGCAGCATTTGACGCGTGCCTAGGCgacgcgccttgtgcaggCCCGTGTTGGGATCCGCACTCTGCTCGCGGtagcgcgcggcaaaagcaaagagcgcatcgagcgtgtgcggcgcacacttggtgcgctgcacaaggatctcgcgctcttcctcTGCTTCcattggcggcgcggcgagcgtcGCAAACATGGTCGAGACACTCTCCGTAAGCCACTCGGCGGCATTTGGCGCCGTCGCAATGATGCGCAggttgcgcgcgagcggaCATACCTCGCCGGTGCGGattggcgcggcgggcgcatccggcgcggcaagcgtcAAGCGCGTGCCTTCCCAcagctcgagctcgcggTCCTGCGTAAGGCGTCCCAACGCGTCGATTGTCGGGCCGAGCACGTCTGCACCGGCGAGATGGATGATGCCACCCGTGTTTGCGACGGTactgagcggcgcagggtGCCACACAGTCGCCCCGTCGGGCgtcgtggcgcggcgcataaAGAGCTCCTGGCCCCCAATGTCTTTCCAGAGCCACAGTGTCTCGACGGGGAACCCGAGCAAGGCGGCAAAGAGGCGCACACAGACCGTCTTGGAGGACGaggcttgtgcgcgcacgATGCTGCCTTGGAGCGACGCTGGGATGGCGCAGATATCGCGGTCGActgcgtgcagctgcagcatggTCGAGAGGATCGACTGCAGACGCGGCGTCATGAGCACATCCTGTGCGACGGTAGACAGATCGGCAAGGGGAACAAGGGGCAGTGGGCCGCACGCGGCGTCTACTGTGACGCTTGCGTGTGTGCTTGGGTGCACAAACGAGAGCGTCGCACGAGCATCGTCCTTGCGCACAATGTCGCGTATCTGGAAGCCAAGGAGGcccgcgccgtgcgcgattGTATCGTGCATACCCGCGCCGACGCCTGCATCGAGTCCAAGGCGTGTAAGCATCTCACGCAGAATCTTTTGCTTGTCTGCAGGCATGTCGAGGAGCGCCGGGTAGGCCGTGCTCAGCATCGACAGGGTGGGCTGTGCAATGGGTGTTATTTCAGCGCTGGGAGAAGGGCGCggccgcgcaagctcgtcgcggcgcacgtcaGGGTCAGGGAGGCCCATCTTTTGGTTGATGGTGCCGgtcggcgcaggcgcaggcggcggcgaggcggGCCGAGCGCCCTGTGCGTTGGGACTCTGGAGGGTGTCTACCGGTGGAAACGTCGCACAAATATCACGCATCAGCGGCACTGCGGTCAAAGGGACGTGCGGAAGCTGCTCGGTCGAGGGCAGCAGGCCCGTTTTCTGCGTCATGtcggcatgcgcgcgcacaagcgccgcccatTCGGCCCACTttccgcgcagcgcgtcgccgtGCGCCTTCTCCACGCCGCGGACTTCGCTGGGGGACGGCGCGACGTACACGGCGCCTTCGGCCCAGCGTGCCTGgaagcgcgagcggaaAGGAGGGTCGAGGGGGTGGCCGCGGTACGGCGGCACCGGCACGCCGAGGCAGAATACGCGAAAGTCGGGGTGCACGGCGacaaagcggcgctccttgccttgctgcgcgcgcgccgcaggcaCGAGCTGCGTACCGTCGGCCAGGTTCTGCTCCCTGTTCTCGAGAATGTTGTTCAGGACGGGCAttacgccgcgctctgcacGCTCAATACCGTCGAGG is a window from the Malassezia vespertilionis chromosome 7, complete sequence genome containing:
- a CDS encoding uncharacterized protein (EggNog:ENOG503NVQD; COG:S), encoding MTRRGAKQRLHMVSRHFQSGAKHEGTAQLSGAPRRDVGVLRIGPHVAIPVQAPDQADRIPPARLLLDPEDPIVLEHLEFLGKKWQLRQDVFLASPPGPYTRRLCQTFASLLQIPVEYISLHRDIGEAELLQQRSLEAGGNLRYDDGPVVRAMKHGHILLLDGIERAERGVMPVLNNILENREQNLADGTQLVPAARAQQGKERRFVAVHPDFRVFCLGVPVPPYRGHPLDPPFRSRFQARWAEGAVYVAPSPSEVRGVEKAHGDALRGKWAEWAALVRAHADMTQKTGLLPSTEQLPHVPLTAVPLMRDICATFPPVDTLQSPNAQGARPASPPPAPAPTGTINQKMGLPDPDVRRDELARPRPSPSAEITPIAQPTLSMLSTAYPALLDMPADKQKILREMLTRLGLDAGVGAGMHDTIAHGAGLLGFQIRDIVRKDDARATLSFVHPSTHASVTVDAACGPLPLVPLADLSTVAQDVLMTPRLQSILSTMLQLHAVDRDICAIPASLQGSIVRAQASSSKTVCVRLFAALLGFPVETLWLWKDIGGQELFMRRATTPDGATVWHPAPLSTVANTGGIIHLAGADVLGPTIDALGRLTQDRELELWEGTRLTLAAPDAPAAPIRTGEVCPLARNLRIIATAPNAAEWLTESVSTMFATLAAPPMEAEEEREILVQRTKCAPHTLDALFAFAARYREQSADPNTGLHKARRLGTRQMLRISMHMARFPSTDMYALVWRNQLANFLPRTVQELVHAMLIETGIIPHGFEGAFQYVAPLRVAPPAIDGGALAFSDEDGKSLLRVERYPWREKDPDGASLIPDAEGSFVHNTQQSGLLYSIVQDMVVLHEHLLLMGAQGTGKNKIIDQALELLDRPREYIQLNRDSTVGELLQRAYLENGQLRYADSPLIRAVKRGRVVVVDEVDKASPSVSAVFKSLAERGELSLPDGRRIVPFATEDARYIVVHPDFRLVLLANRPGWPFLGNTFTDVVGEGFSAYAVANPDIHSEIQLLEKLGPRVEKDTIRSLVLAFNDLRRAFDEDLINHPYSLRELIHIVRHLDKYPDEPLSDVMLNMLAFDLHRPEAMQLVVETFAARGLKLGSLSLERIRENEAARAKAPQKHVQFDQPDSSLDRPKEGKDDPNNDPHVGGNTWRGGTGGRDTAGLGGKGGYERVYKGHQVHQISDEEKRDVPDHITEEARAMARKALAEKLASDRLDPEELAYVLQIKKQVAGQVQHLANVLNALSANEHERKWSLRQQEGQLDERRLTDGLAGDRAIFKRRQEAPPEPGAPQLKPKRIRIVLDASASMYNMQFDGRLTRELEAAMLIMEAIQRVDPARFAFDMVAHSGDTVVIPLIRLGQLPKTDGERFRILRDIVTITRFCFAGDNTLECIQESVKAVDTGDADDYFVIALSDANLGRYFITPDMLGKALKADDKVKSAIIFIDRGAEAVGAAKALPGRAFVAGETREIPRILSDILTSMINK